The Selenomonas sp. AB3002 genome contains a region encoding:
- the murQ gene encoding N-acetylmuramic acid 6-phosphate etherase: MIALDKLTTEQRNPATEHIDELSTLDMVTLINAEDKKVAEAVGKILPEIAQAIDLIAEKLQKGGRLFYMGAGTSGRLGILDAVECPPTYGTDYEMVQGLIAGGATAIFRAKEGAEDDPQLGRADLEEAGFTNKDVLVGIAASGRTPYVKGGLIYARELGAATVALACAEKAEIAELSDIALLPVTGPEVITGSTRLKAGTAQKMVLNMLSTGTMIKLGKVYGNLMVDVKATNEKLSERALRIVMAAAGCKRKEAEDTLMKAGGQAKLAILIALTGCSPAEGRLQLGLTQGHLANALKRTN; the protein is encoded by the coding sequence GTGATAGCACTTGACAAACTAACCACCGAGCAAAGGAATCCTGCCACTGAGCACATCGATGAATTGTCCACTCTGGACATGGTGACCCTGATAAATGCAGAAGACAAGAAGGTTGCCGAAGCTGTAGGAAAAATCCTGCCTGAGATTGCCCAAGCCATCGACCTCATTGCCGAAAAGCTGCAAAAGGGAGGCCGCCTCTTCTACATGGGAGCAGGAACCTCCGGCCGCCTGGGCATCCTCGATGCAGTGGAGTGCCCTCCCACCTACGGCACCGACTATGAAATGGTGCAGGGACTCATCGCCGGCGGTGCTACAGCCATCTTCCGCGCCAAGGAAGGGGCTGAGGACGACCCGCAGCTGGGACGCGCCGACCTGGAAGAAGCAGGCTTTACCAATAAGGATGTGCTGGTGGGCATTGCCGCCTCAGGCCGCACTCCCTATGTCAAAGGGGGGCTCATTTACGCCAGAGAGCTGGGCGCAGCCACCGTTGCCCTGGCCTGCGCAGAAAAAGCAGAGATTGCAGAGCTCTCAGACATCGCCCTGCTGCCCGTCACTGGCCCGGAGGTCATCACCGGTTCCACCCGCCTGAAGGCAGGCACTGCCCAAAAGATGGTACTGAATATGCTTTCCACAGGCACCATGATTAAGCTGGGCAAGGTCTACGGCAACCTCATGGTAGATGTGAAAGCCACCAATGAAAAACTATCTGAGCGGGCCCTGCGCATTGTCATGGCGGCAGCAGGCTGCAAGCGCAAAGAAGCTGAGGACACCCTGATGAAAGCAGGGGGACAGGCGAAGCTTGCCATTCTCATCGCTCTCACCGGCTGCTCACCCGCTGAAGGGAGGCTGCAGCTTGGGCTCACCCA